A part of Sulfurimonas sp. HSL-1716 genomic DNA contains:
- a CDS encoding response regulator encodes MQGLTKVIEQFPEHAEIIVAFAKLEKHLFFIFNDKGELLGCNYSTYEALGFSTYDEFLEYYDDMNKLVEPKEGCVDISVAGWINKLEEGKDHCIDIKNKEQEIIPCTLRLQSFALNGVVLHLILLENQYIIERAKKAHEYFENFKKQFLKNISHEFRTPMNSIIGFAELLKNTNLDNSQKEYVNNIDSSSHMMMDNIENLLDMMQIESGVVEVKNEPFYPFEEFERFFGEYCSITGNKKLQIFFLIDPHIPKEMEGDFYKIKRVLMNLISNAMKYSKDKDGKIVVELKARYNQENVQIEYSVSDNGIGISQDKLKTILRPFAAVYEKQRVAESGIGIGLNLSHRLLSMLGSKLKVKSQLGKGSRFYFEIIHKIVEKTPYEFVSGSKIAVWAEEKGSSIQQKVLEEYLRRFEVNVVEIDGLAHKELDSSLALFILTDYISSSRVRSIKTHYKNLQIVQVCHKDAKSGCEAIIDEIDGFVILPLLPHKLYDVLKVLWKKASPSKLKYSTFKNLDSKLYSAKILIAEDNEINRKLLRTILENENYSVSTADNGQMAIDMFLKEDFDLVLMDIDMPVMDGIVATRLIKEYDKKRKVFTPVIALTAHALSGDRERILSAGLDAHLAKPIDREFLLQVIDRYLSEKLTNRTNLDNFV; translated from the coding sequence ATGCAAGGTTTAACAAAAGTAATCGAACAATTTCCAGAACATGCCGAAATCATAGTGGCATTTGCCAAACTTGAAAAACATCTATTTTTCATATTTAACGACAAAGGCGAGCTTTTAGGCTGTAACTATTCCACTTATGAAGCTTTGGGCTTCTCGACCTACGACGAGTTTTTAGAGTATTATGACGATATGAACAAGCTGGTGGAGCCTAAAGAGGGATGTGTGGACATCTCCGTTGCAGGCTGGATAAATAAACTCGAAGAGGGAAAAGACCACTGCATCGATATAAAGAATAAAGAACAGGAGATAATCCCATGCACCCTCAGATTGCAAAGTTTTGCACTAAACGGTGTCGTGCTTCATCTGATCCTGCTTGAAAATCAGTATATTATCGAAAGAGCGAAAAAGGCGCATGAATATTTTGAGAACTTTAAAAAGCAGTTTTTAAAAAACATATCTCATGAATTTAGAACGCCGATGAACAGTATAATAGGCTTTGCCGAACTTTTAAAGAACACGAATCTCGATAATTCGCAAAAAGAATATGTCAACAATATAGATAGCAGCTCTCATATGATGATGGATAATATAGAAAACCTTCTTGATATGATGCAGATCGAAAGCGGTGTGGTAGAAGTGAAGAACGAACCGTTTTATCCGTTTGAGGAGTTTGAAAGGTTTTTTGGCGAATATTGCAGTATCACAGGCAATAAAAAACTGCAGATATTCTTTCTTATCGATCCTCATATCCCAAAAGAGATGGAAGGGGATTTTTACAAGATAAAAAGAGTTCTGATGAACCTTATATCAAATGCTATGAAGTATTCTAAGGATAAAGACGGCAAGATCGTCGTAGAGCTCAAAGCAAGATATAATCAGGAAAACGTACAGATAGAGTATTCCGTGAGCGACAACGGTATAGGGATATCGCAGGATAAACTAAAAACGATATTAAGACCTTTTGCCGCCGTCTATGAAAAGCAAAGAGTGGCTGAAAGCGGTATCGGTATAGGTCTGAACTTGTCACATAGACTCTTAAGTATGCTCGGTTCGAAACTCAAAGTCAAAAGCCAGCTCGGCAAAGGCAGCCGTTTTTATTTCGAGATAATACACAAGATCGTAGAAAAAACACCGTATGAGTTCGTCTCAGGATCGAAGATTGCCGTGTGGGCGGAAGAGAAAGGTTCGTCCATACAGCAGAAGGTCCTTGAGGAGTATCTCAGAAGATTTGAGGTGAACGTCGTTGAGATCGACGGACTGGCTCATAAAGAGCTGGATTCTTCATTGGCACTGTTTATCCTGACCGATTATATAAGCAGTTCGAGAGTAAGATCCATTAAAACACATTATAAAAACCTGCAGATCGTACAAGTGTGCCATAAAGATGCAAAATCTGGCTGCGAAGCGATCATCGACGAGATAGACGGTTTTGTGATACTTCCTCTTCTGCCGCATAAACTTTACGATGTATTGAAGGTTTTATGGAAAAAAGCTTCGCCGAGCAAATTAAAATATTCGACGTTCAAAAACCTTGATTCAAAATTGTACTCGGCTAAAATACTGATAGCCGAAGACAATGAGATCAACAGGAAACTTTTGCGCACCATCCTTGAAAATGAGAACTATAGCGTATCTACCGCCGATAACGGGCAGATGGCTATAGATATGTTCTTAAAAGAGGATTTCGATCTTGTTCTTATGGATATCGATATGCCTGTAATGGACGGTATTGTAGCAACGAGACTGATAAAAGAGTATGACAAAAAAAGAAAAGTTTTTACCCCGGTAATCGCTTTGACGGCGCATGCTCTTTCGGGTGACAGAGAGAGGATATTAA
- a CDS encoding response regulator, giving the protein MSVFDLFSKLFNKEEEAVSASSFLDGQEVVNKNLFYKLLDLNDSIILFFNKKNGYIGANNSFFKVFGFEHIDDFRNNYESIRELFVSEAEEIFTEDDKSWMDYIRIHNKAGYRVKVRSKEEKVLELVAKNTVFKETGQELYILELKNITELENAKAKASEIDALKTKILSNIGHEFRTPMNGILGFLYLLEKTGPTPKQAEYLKMTNSSARSLMSNIETLLDLAQMQSGRLSVSKTEFSLVHDMQEIAKYFTEDGVDKGINVSFFIDSKLPETIEGDIHKIRQIINNLVQNAIKFTPRGGKVMVDIKLLKKLPHGACSVAFSVKDNGKGISASRLSEITQPFISSEEADQRLGVGLSLSYGLIHLLGGELKIQSEEGRGSIFNFSLDFEKYSGQSFKIAVQKNVKVLLLDDAKIDDANLLTSYLRSFSLGVTKVNSIDQNIYEDTDALYIVASQDKSSWLMELGTHNKKAPVIFLLDIGETLQTKMTHVIDEVITKPLLPSSVSEHLDKIFLQKPAEEKTSKRMRADIQALVVEDNLINQRLIKILLQEYNIRVVTASNGQEAVDICNNKDFDIVFMDIDMPVKNGVMATREIKEHLRSNGHTMPIIAVTALAMEGDREKLLSEGLDDYLSKPLTRNKLDLILNKYLSEMMV; this is encoded by the coding sequence ATGTCTGTTTTTGATTTATTCTCAAAACTTTTCAATAAAGAGGAAGAGGCTGTTTCAGCTTCGAGTTTTTTGGACGGACAGGAAGTCGTAAACAAAAATCTTTTTTATAAACTTTTGGATCTCAATGACTCTATCATCCTTTTTTTTAATAAGAAAAACGGATATATCGGTGCGAACAACTCTTTTTTTAAAGTTTTCGGATTTGAGCATATAGATGATTTTAGAAACAATTATGAGAGTATAAGAGAGCTTTTTGTATCTGAAGCAGAAGAGATATTTACAGAAGACGACAAGAGCTGGATGGACTATATCCGCATCCATAATAAAGCGGGATATCGGGTAAAAGTACGATCCAAAGAGGAAAAGGTTTTGGAGCTTGTGGCAAAAAACACGGTCTTTAAAGAAACCGGTCAGGAGCTGTATATTTTAGAGCTCAAAAACATCACGGAACTTGAAAATGCAAAAGCCAAAGCCAGCGAGATCGACGCGTTAAAAACGAAGATACTTTCAAATATAGGGCATGAGTTCCGTACACCGATGAACGGAATACTCGGATTTTTATATCTGCTGGAAAAAACCGGTCCAACCCCAAAACAGGCAGAATATCTCAAAATGACGAACAGCTCCGCAAGAAGCTTGATGTCCAATATCGAGACGCTTCTCGATCTGGCACAGATGCAAAGCGGCAGATTAAGCGTAAGCAAAACAGAGTTCTCTCTGGTTCACGATATGCAGGAGATCGCAAAATATTTTACCGAGGACGGGGTCGATAAAGGGATAAACGTCAGTTTCTTCATAGACTCGAAGCTTCCCGAAACTATAGAGGGCGACATCCATAAAATAAGGCAGATAATAAACAATCTGGTACAAAACGCCATAAAGTTCACGCCAAGGGGCGGAAAGGTCATGGTCGATATCAAACTGCTCAAAAAGCTTCCTCATGGAGCTTGCAGCGTTGCATTCAGTGTTAAAGACAACGGTAAAGGAATATCTGCGAGCAGGTTATCCGAGATCACGCAGCCTTTTATATCCTCAGAAGAGGCGGATCAAAGACTGGGAGTCGGGCTCAGCCTCTCTTACGGACTCATTCATCTTTTAGGCGGCGAGCTCAAGATTCAAAGCGAAGAGGGAAGAGGTTCGATATTTAACTTTTCATTGGATTTTGAGAAATACAGCGGACAGTCGTTTAAAATAGCGGTGCAAAAAAATGTGAAAGTATTGCTTTTGGATGATGCAAAAATAGACGATGCCAACCTTTTGACGTCGTACTTGCGCTCCTTTTCTCTCGGGGTTACAAAGGTCAATAGTATAGATCAAAACATATATGAAGACACGGATGCGCTTTATATTGTTGCTTCGCAGGACAAATCTTCATGGCTTATGGAGCTGGGAACGCATAATAAAAAAGCTCCTGTCATATTTTTGCTCGATATCGGCGAGACGCTGCAGACGAAGATGACGCATGTGATCGATGAGGTCATAACAAAACCTCTGCTTCCTTCGAGCGTATCGGAGCATCTGGATAAAATATTTTTACAAAAGCCGGCAGAAGAAAAAACATCCAAACGGATGAGAGCGGATATTCAAGCGCTGGTTGTTGAAGACAACCTGATCAATCAGAGGCTTATCAAGATCCTGCTGCAAGAGTATAATATCCGCGTGGTAACCGCTTCAAACGGACAAGAAGCGGTAGATATCTGTAACAACAAGGATTTCGATATCGTCTTTATGGATATCGATATGCCCGTAAAAAACGGGGTCATGGCAACAAGGGAGATCAAAGAACATCTGCGCAGCAACGGACACACGATGCCTATTATCGCAGTCACTGCACTGGCCATGGAAGGTGATAGGGAAAAACTGCTTTCCGAGGGGTTGGATGATTATTTGTCCAAACCTCTTACGCGAAATAAACTGGATCTTATTTTAAATAAGTATCTCTCAGAAATGATGGTGTAA
- the nth gene encoding endonuclease III yields the protein MKTATKKEIQEIHRIFLEHYSDAVTELRYDNAYELVVAVALSAQCTDKRVNIITPELFKRYPDARTLASADIDEVKELIRSCSFFNNKALNIVNMAKRVVEVYNGEIPLNEKDLMTLAGVGQKTAHVVMIEYTKANLMAVDTHVFRVSHRLGLSRDDTASKTEATLVRKFKNDLHALHQGMVLFGRYICTAKNPKCDTKCFLKEFCKSTESFKPK from the coding sequence ATGAAAACAGCCACAAAAAAAGAGATCCAAGAGATACATAGAATTTTTTTAGAACACTACAGCGATGCCGTAACAGAACTCCGTTACGACAACGCCTACGAACTTGTCGTCGCCGTAGCGCTTTCGGCACAATGTACGGACAAAAGAGTCAATATCATAACCCCTGAGCTTTTTAAAAGATATCCCGATGCCCGGACTTTGGCATCCGCCGATATCGACGAAGTAAAAGAACTGATCAGAAGCTGCTCGTTTTTTAACAACAAAGCCCTAAATATTGTCAATATGGCAAAACGCGTGGTCGAAGTCTATAACGGAGAGATCCCTCTTAATGAAAAAGATCTTATGACATTGGCCGGCGTCGGGCAAAAAACGGCACATGTCGTTATGATAGAGTACACGAAAGCAAATCTTATGGCAGTCGACACACATGTTTTCAGAGTTTCGCACCGGCTTGGTCTCAGCCGCGACGACACAGCGTCAAAAACGGAAGCAACGCTGGTAAGAAAATTCAAAAACGACCTTCATGCGCTGCATCAGGGGATGGTTCTTTTTGGCAGATACATCTGCACCGCTAAAAATCCCAAATGCGATACAAAATGTTTTTTAAAAGAGTTCTGTAAAAGTACCGAAAGCTTTAAACCCAAATAA
- a CDS encoding diguanylate cyclase, whose product MSCFSNNNISYKTVFEHIPAASFIAKLKRDPDLSVDDLHFNKAFMQKFNTLETDLFSDTLINDKLNFAVRNSFETTAPQYFEHTLKNRDLLIHLRIAVDTLCMNETEFVTGIIEDISAHVDTTRKMHSQNKELQILNYELTSSKILIDKYIPISITDLDGVITDCNEAFCNLTGFTKEEVLGKKHNILKDEQTPQKVYKNFWDIIVNNETYIGELKNRKKDGTPFWIRTRVHPKYEKDGTKVGYISVREDITNTKHLEEKASMDMLTRVFNRNKFNDFIAKSMAEFHRYSKVSSLIICDIDHFKNVNDRYGHLIGDEILKEVAFEIKSSLRDSDVLGRWGGEEFIILLPNTSEKNAFLVANKILKAVAQRRFSVVENITISCGVSEVSKRDTLNVWFKRVDDALYKAKEGGRNTVVCI is encoded by the coding sequence ATGAGTTGTTTTTCAAATAATAATATTAGCTATAAAACTGTTTTTGAACATATTCCCGCTGCCAGTTTTATAGCGAAATTAAAGCGAGATCCCGACCTTTCGGTCGATGATCTGCATTTTAACAAAGCTTTTATGCAAAAATTTAACACTCTTGAAACAGACCTTTTTTCCGATACTCTGATAAACGATAAATTAAATTTTGCGGTGCGAAACAGCTTTGAGACGACTGCTCCTCAGTATTTTGAACATACCCTAAAAAACAGAGATCTGCTAATACATCTCCGCATAGCCGTAGATACGCTGTGTATGAACGAAACGGAGTTTGTAACGGGGATCATAGAAGATATCAGCGCACATGTGGATACCACAAGAAAGATGCACAGTCAAAATAAAGAACTTCAAATCCTAAACTATGAACTTACGTCATCAAAGATATTGATAGATAAGTACATACCTATATCCATTACGGATTTAGACGGTGTAATAACCGACTGTAACGAAGCTTTTTGCAATCTTACGGGTTTTACAAAAGAGGAAGTTCTAGGCAAAAAGCACAATATTTTAAAAGATGAGCAGACACCGCAGAAAGTATACAAAAATTTTTGGGACATAATTGTCAACAACGAGACATATATAGGAGAACTGAAAAACAGAAAAAAAGACGGTACTCCGTTTTGGATACGTACGCGGGTTCATCCCAAATATGAAAAAGACGGAACAAAAGTGGGATATATATCGGTGAGAGAAGATATAACCAATACGAAACATCTGGAGGAAAAAGCTTCGATGGATATGCTCACAAGAGTGTTCAATAGAAATAAATTCAATGATTTCATAGCAAAATCGATGGCTGAGTTTCATAGATATTCCAAAGTGTCTTCGCTGATCATATGCGATATAGATCATTTTAAAAACGTAAATGACAGATACGGACATCTTATAGGCGATGAGATACTCAAAGAGGTGGCTTTTGAGATAAAATCCTCTTTAAGAGACAGTGACGTCTTAGGAAGATGGGGCGGAGAAGAGTTTATCATACTTCTTCCAAACACATCCGAGAAAAATGCATTTCTTGTCGCGAACAAAATTTTAAAAGCCGTTGCACAAAGAAGGTTCAGCGTTGTGGAAAATATCACTATAAGCTGCGGCGTCAGTGAAGTATCCAAAAGAGACACCTTGAACGTTTGGTTCAAAAGGGTGGACGACGCGCTTTACAAAGCAAAAGAGGGCGGGCGCAATACGGTTGTCTGTATCTAA
- the cmoA gene encoding carboxy-S-adenosyl-L-methionine synthase CmoA has protein sequence MKKDKVFTKPIEKQFEFDEDVAAVFDDMLSRSVPFYKESQEITKHFTSRHLKNGSIVYDLGCSTASTLLSIERDLSKERVRLIGIDNSKAMLEQAKKKIDAFDSDIEVLEGDILEFDYQKADVFISNYTLQFVRPLVREKLIRKICGSLNENGVFIFSEKIISEHKLLNKELIDYYYDFKKEQGYSQYEIMQKREALENVLIPYSESENIKMAKECGFSHCEAVFRWGNFATFIAIK, from the coding sequence ATGAAAAAAGATAAAGTCTTTACAAAACCGATAGAAAAACAGTTTGAGTTCGACGAGGATGTCGCAGCCGTATTTGACGATATGCTCTCCCGTTCGGTTCCGTTTTACAAAGAATCTCAGGAGATCACGAAACATTTCACCAGCCGGCATCTTAAAAACGGTTCGATTGTCTACGATCTGGGCTGTTCGACCGCTTCGACGCTTTTGAGCATAGAAAGAGATCTCTCAAAAGAGAGAGTCCGCCTCATTGGCATAGACAACTCAAAAGCGATGCTTGAGCAGGCAAAGAAAAAGATAGATGCCTTTGATTCGGATATAGAGGTTCTCGAAGGCGACATATTGGAGTTCGATTATCAAAAAGCCGATGTTTTTATAAGTAACTATACCCTGCAGTTCGTTCGTCCGCTGGTGCGTGAAAAACTGATAAGAAAGATTTGCGGCAGTCTCAACGAAAACGGGGTGTTTATATTCAGTGAAAAGATAATAAGCGAACATAAGCTTCTCAATAAAGAGCTGATAGACTATTATTACGATTTTAAAAAAGAGCAGGGCTATTCCCAATATGAGATCATGCAAAAGCGGGAAGCTTTAGAGAACGTTTTGATCCCCTACAGTGAGTCAGAAAACATAAAAATGGCAAAAGAGTGCGGCTTTTCTCATTGTGAGGCGGTATTTAGATGGGGGAATTTCGCGACTTTCATCGCTATAAAATAG
- a CDS encoding helix-turn-helix transcriptional regulator has protein sequence MEIIDLFNILHNAVEARYNGKKISQKDMAKKLGIPMRTYQDWRLGNTKPQASAAVIKMLGYLEDDEIIRVVRKINKLGDN, from the coding sequence ATGGAAATCATCGATCTGTTTAATATTCTTCACAATGCCGTCGAAGCTCGGTACAACGGTAAAAAGATATCTCAAAAAGATATGGCTAAAAAATTAGGCATACCTATGAGAACATATCAGGACTGGAGGCTTGGAAATACAAAGCCTCAGGCCTCGGCAGCCGTTATCAAGATGTTAGGATATTTGGAAGACGATGAGATCATAAGAGTAGTCAGAAAAATAAATAAGCTTGGAGACAATTAA
- a CDS encoding HU family DNA-binding protein, whose protein sequence is MNKAQFVELVQKSGSYKTKVEAENAIKAFTEAVTEALVAKEDVSLVGFGSFGAALQKGKSGKVPGTNKTYTTQDKMVPKFKAGKGLKDRISAGK, encoded by the coding sequence ATGAATAAGGCACAATTCGTTGAATTAGTTCAAAAAAGTGGTAGCTACAAAACTAAAGTTGAAGCTGAAAATGCAATAAAAGCTTTCACAGAAGCTGTAACGGAAGCGTTGGTTGCTAAAGAAGATGTATCTCTTGTCGGATTTGGTAGTTTTGGTGCTGCTCTTCAAAAAGGAAAAAGTGGTAAAGTTCCTGGTACTAACAAAACTTATACTACTCAAGATAAAATGGTTCCTAAATTTAAAGCTGGAAAAGGTCTTAAAGACCGTATCTCTGCTGGCAAATAA